ATCCAAGTGAGCAGCACGCCGACCACGGTGACGGTGCTGACCGACTCGCTCGTCTCGAACGCTCCGCCGGGGAGGAGCCGGAGCGACCGGAAGTACGCCTCGGCGGGACTCAACGTGGTGAAGACCTGCCAGACGCCGCCGGAGAGTTGGACCCCCAGCAACAGGTCCGCCGCGCCACCGATAACCTGTGGGACGGTGATGGGCGAAACGCGCGACCACAGGAGCGTGAACACGGAGTACATCACGACGGTGTTGGTCATCGCTCGCCTTCGACTGTCGCTCGCGGCGGAGACGGCGACACCGATACCGACGTACGACCCCGCGAACAGGAGCGTGAGACCACCGAACGTCGCAACCGCGTCGAGTCTCGGCCGGTCGAACATCTGCGTCGACACCGCTCCGGCGAGGAGGAAGGCGAGTCCGACGGCCGCCGAGACCAGCCCCAACCGCGAGGTGTACTTACCGAGTAGTACATCGCTCCGTTCGAGCGGGTACCCGAGGAGGAACCGAATCGTCCCGGAGTCGCGCTCACCCGCGATGGTGAGGTAACTCGCGAGTAGCGACACCAGCGGCACGAACAGGAGACCGACGAGCACCGTGAGCTGAATCGCCGTGTAGACCGTCTGGCCCTCGGTAAGGCCGACGCCGACGAAGAGAATACCCACGAATAGAACGTACAGTCCGAGAACCGCCTGCATCAGTCGGC
This portion of the Halorussus sp. MSC15.2 genome encodes:
- a CDS encoding ABC transporter permease subunit; translated protein: MTDFGSVVSVVRQDLLDIRRGRLMQAVLGLYVLFVGILFVGVGLTEGQTVYTAIQLTVLVGLLFVPLVSLLASYLTIAGERDSGTIRFLLGYPLERSDVLLGKYTSRLGLVSAAVGLAFLLAGAVSTQMFDRPRLDAVATFGGLTLLFAGSYVGIGVAVSAASDSRRRAMTNTVVMYSVFTLLWSRVSPITVPQVIGGAADLLLGVQLSGGVWQVFTTLSPAEAYFRSLRLLPGGAFETSESVSTVTVVGVLLTWIVVPPALGYLSFVRAEID